From Alosa sapidissima isolate fAloSap1 chromosome 7, fAloSap1.pri, whole genome shotgun sequence, the proteins below share one genomic window:
- the LOC121712757 gene encoding guanylin-like isoform X2 → MKTFIPFALVLMAFYQPAENVIVKEGGFSFPLEVVKKLKDFLDQEPAVKQKSRIGLINTATMCNSPGFPEEFKPLCQSKDAKASLTRLGC, encoded by the exons ATGAAGACTTTCATACCTTTCGCTCTGGTCTTAATGGCTTTCTATCAGCCAGCTGAAAATGTTATAGTCAAG GAGGGCGGATTCTCTTTTCCCCTGGAAGTGGTAAAGAAACTGAAGGATTTTCTGGACCAGGAGCCAGCAGTTAAACAGAAATCCCGTATCGGCCTTATCAACACAGCAACCATGTGTAACAGCCCTGGCTTCCCCGAAGAATTCAAACCCTTGTGCCAAAGCAAAGACGCAAAGGCTTCCCTCACCAGACTGG GCTGCTGA
- the LOC121712757 gene encoding guanylin-like isoform X1, producing the protein MKTFIPFALVLMAFYQPAENVIVKEGGFSFPLEVVKKLKDFLDQEPAVKQKSRIGLINTATMCNSPGFPEEFKPLCQSKDAKASLTRLALVTTHMDICEICAYVACTGC; encoded by the exons ATGAAGACTTTCATACCTTTCGCTCTGGTCTTAATGGCTTTCTATCAGCCAGCTGAAAATGTTATAGTCAAG GAGGGCGGATTCTCTTTTCCCCTGGAAGTGGTAAAGAAACTGAAGGATTTTCTGGACCAGGAGCCAGCAGTTAAACAGAAATCCCGTATCGGCCTTATCAACACAGCAACCATGTGTAACAGCCCTGGCTTCCCCGAAGAATTCAAACCCTTGTGCCAAAGCAAAGACGCAAAGGCTTCCCTCACCAGACTGG CACTGGTCACAACCCACATGGATATCTGTGAGATTTGTGCTTATGTTGCCTGCACAGGCTGCTGA
- the lactbl1a gene encoding putative beta-lactamase-like 1, translating to MPPVAGWECQTEKMKVKWTKLGLVFFLLLSVVMTACFIWQYRQPKLSTEEEIMVSDAPEEEMCPRFPEPVPLQHPIPILKEALEKVDGLLRQNINATRLPAISAIVIFNDSVLWNGHFGRKNASDPFSPPPNEYTMYRIASLSKIFPTIMLYKLWEDGKVASLDDPLEKYVDNFTIKNPLGKTGDSDPKSKADGSTNNLEGKASTSSVTLRRMASQLSGLPRRLRSTTLLWRGSTQAAIGLLQDDVLVADPGTKCHYSNLAFSLLAHVLAEKVAGTKYQHWATENILNLLGMEDTGFDITPEVQSQMAVGVYASGQTAPLYDLGWYRPSGQMYSTAADMAKLGMALLGSYTRPLLSADTLKTMLTPMFRCDKGYFANQTGTPWEVNELLGYEVVQKAGELDGYSASFSLVPRLKLGLVILMAGAKPKDEDFVAKTYSFLIPALESAFREAPRVLIPPPEASPYEGFFTYGNMTFYEIRAGEDGVLIMQQFGPQLDTMVPAKYRTIRLSYLEDRVFRVVFEKEYPCVLRVNSASVSLENQDRQLFNFYYFNRKGLSPGFDAPGLNTYRVVRIPRKPFFSK from the exons ATG CCACCTGTAGCCGGTTGGGAGTGCCAAACTGAGAAGATGAAAGTGAAATGGACCAAGCTGGGTCTGGTCTTCTTCCTGCTGCTCTCTGTCGTCATGACAGCCTGCTTCATCTGGCAGTACAGACAGCCCAAGCTCAGCACGG AAGAGGAGATCATGGTGAGCGATGCCCCAGAGGAAGAGATGTGTCCTCGCTTCCCCGAGCCTGTTCCCCTGCAGCACCCCATCCCCATCCTCAAAGAAGCCCTAGAGAAG GTGGATGGACTCCTGAGACAAAATATTAATGCCACCCGCCTGCCAGCCATTTCTGCCATAGTCATCTTCAATGACTCGGTGTTGTGGAATGGGCACTTTGGGAGAAAAAATGCAAGTGATCCATTCTCCCCACCACCAAATGAGTACACAATGTACAG AATTGCAAGCCTGTCGAAGATATTCCCTACAATAATGCTGTACAAGTTATGGGAAGATGGCAAGGTGGCCTCTCTTGACGACCCGCTTGAGAAGTATGTGGATAATTTTACCATAAAGAATCCACTGGGAAAGACCGGAGACTCCGACCCCAAGTCCAAAGCAGATGGATCCACTAACAACCTGGAGGGGAAGGCCAGCACCTCCTCAGTGACCCTGCGGAGGATGGCCAGCCAGCTTTCTG GATTACCCAGGCGTCTCAGGTCAACCACCCTACTCTGGCGAGGAAGCACTCAGGCTGCCATCGGGTTACTTCAAGATGACGTCCTCGTGGCAGACCCAGGAACCAA ATGCCATTACAGCAACCTGGCCTTCTCTCTGCTGGCGCATGTCTTGGCAGAGAAGGTAGCGGGCACCAAGTACCAGCACTGGGCCACAGAGAATATCCTGAACCTGTTGGGCATGGAGGACACGGGCTTCGACATCACGCCAGAGGTGCAGAGCCAAATGGCCGTGGGGGTCTACGCGAGCGGTCAGACAGCACCACTTTATGACCTGGGCTGGTACCGTCCTTCGGGCCAGATGTACTCCACGGCGGCAGACATGGCCAAGCTGGGCATGGCGCTACTGGGCTCGTACACGCGGCCGCTGCTGTCGGCCGACACACTCAAGACCATGCTGACGCCCATGTTCCGCTGCGACAAGGGCTACTTTGCCAACCAGACGGGCACGCCGTGGGAGGTGAACGAGCTGCTGGGCTACGAGGTGGTGCAGAAGGCCGGCGAGCTGGACGGCTACTCGGCCTCCTTTTCCCTGGTGCCGCGCCTCAAGCTGGGCCTGGTCATCCTGATGGCAGGCGCCAAGCCGAAGGACGAGGACTTTGTTGCCAAAACCTACAGCTTCCTCATCCCCGCCCTGGAGAGTGCCTTCCGGGAGGCCCCCCGCGTCCTCATCCCTCCCCCCGAAGCGAGCCCGTACGAGGGCTTCTTCACTTATGGCAATATGACGTTCTACGAGATAAGGGCCGGGGAGGATGGTGTTCTGATCATGCAGCAGTTTGGCCCACAGCTGGACACCATGGTCCCAGCGAAGTACAGGACTATCAGGCTCAGTTACCTGGAGGACAGGGTGTTTAGGGTTGTGTTTGAGAAGGAGTACCCCTGTGTTCTGAGAGTCAATTCGGCCTCAGTCTCCCTGGAGAACCAAGACAGGCAACTTTtcaatttttattattttaacagaAAGGGTCTCTCGCCTGGCTTTGATGCCCCTGGACTCAACACCTACAGGGTTGTCAGGATTCCTCGTAAACCATTTTTCTCGAAATAA